The sequence TGGGGCAAGAACTCATCCTGCCCGGCTGCGGTGGCCTCGTCGCCCGGCGCCGCGATGTGACAcggcggcccggcccccccgccggaGCCACCTCTGGGCACCCGGCACAGCGGGGCAGGCGGCTCCGCGCTGGCGTGCGAGGGGCGAGCTCCCGGCGCCGCAACCTGCTCCCGAGGCGGGGGGCGGCCTGCGCGCTGCTCCTCCGCCTCCCGGGGACCACGCCGGGCGCCCGCGGGGCTGCCCCACTCGCCCCGCGGCCCCCTCCAGAAGGGCCGGAGGGGGCAGGTGCCGCGTTCCCGGGCGCCCTCGGAGCCCCCCGATCCCGCTGCGCAGCGCGGGGGGCGGCAGCGACCGCCGCGGCGCGACGGCCCGGCCCTCCGGGGGCACGGGgacgggcagcgcggcggccccggcgctggGGTTGGCCGGGCGCGGGtcgggggcggccggcggggagggagggcgggaggccgggaggggaggcggagggagggcgggaggcgggcggcgccggggggtgggggggctgcggcgggccgGGCGGTGGCGGCCGGCGGGGCACCGCGCTGCGGGGCTGCGCCTCTCCCGGGCGCCGCGGAGCGAAGCGGAGGTgagcggcggcgggacggggccggggccgagAGGGAGCGGTGCGCGCCAGCGGGGCTGGACGGCAGGAGCGCTGCGGGGCCGCGGGTCGGGGCCGGTGCCAGTGCCAGTGCCAGTACCAGTACCAGTGCCAGTGCCAGTACCAGTACCAGTGCCAGTACCAGTGCCAGTGCCAGTACCAGTACCGGCCGGTGGCACTCAggggcgctgccggcggcggtCGGGAGCCCCGTGGGCTCGGGCGCGCTCCCCCGGTGCTTCCCACGTGCGCGCGGCCGCGGGGTCCGCTCTGAGCGCGGCCGCTGCGctgcggggaggcgggagggcagggacaggggcaggggcagggcagggcaggggcagggcagggcaggggcagggactggggcaggacagggcaggggcaggggcaggggcagggcagggcaggggcagggcaggacagggcagggcaggggcaggggcagggcagggcaggggcaggggcagggcagggcaggggcagggactggggcaggacagggcaggggcaggggcaggggcagggcagggcaggggcaggggcagggcaggacagggcagggcaggggcaggggcagggcagggcaggggcaggggcagggcagggcaggggcagggactggggcaggacagggcaggggcagggcaggggcaggggcagggcagggcgcgccgtgccgtgccgtgccgggaCTTTGCCGGCTTCGCTCCCCTTTTGCCGTCCTGAAGGATGGAGGTACCGGTTGGTTCCGCCGTAGCCGTGTCTGATGTAGCTCAGTGATTGAGAGGCTTCGGCGGCTCTTTCTAACACGCGTTATTAAAGCTGCTCCTCCTTCTGCACGGGAAGTTTTTGCCGGCAGGAGTGTCCTGAGAGTATAGACGGGAGATAAAAGTGCAAAGGACTTGTAGAACTGGCTTCTTGAATAAGGGAGCGTCTGAAATTCAAGTTTGTGCTTCAGAGAGGGAGCTGGGAAGTTGGAGACTTCAGTGTTGGTTAGGTTAAAGCTTTAAAACATTGAATTGTGTGAGAGAAAAATTACTTGGAAGATGTTAGgacattgttttgaaaataaattcttaacaGTGAGAAGAAAAACGGAGTGTGATTATAATCTCAAAACATTCCAGTTAGAGTATTTCACTTTTGACTGTGGTTGGGCTGATGAATACTTTAATTCTAGGAGTATGTTGCAAAAGCGTTTGTTTATATATGTAGTTTAACCACCAGAATGTTTTGCAGGGTTTCTCTGATTATATGTACATAAGcgttatatattttatacatagtTTTGTATATCTTATGTATGCAGAGACTGTAAAGATACTGTATGCTATATCTGCATTGTATAATGCATGCAGGTAATTGTTTTATCCTGTGACTGATGCGCTTAAAATATGACGCCATATCATATCACtcagaaaaaagggaaattagATTTGTACCACAGACTAATATTATGGAATTTCTTCTTCAAATGTCATTTGAACAGTGGTATGCCTTTTACAGTGTGtgtatatttgtttttaatattgcaGATGCCTTTTGATTGCAAGACTGCTGAAATGTTTTGAGGGCTGCCTCTCCTTTCCTAACCATGAACAGTTCAAAATCACCAGGGCTGGCTGGATTGGGAATCTTGAAAAACACAACCTGCCACACGGAGAAGaagatttcagttttcttttcaatAATCTTCATGACGGTGGGAATTTTGTCCAACAGTCTTGCCATAGCAATTCTCATGAAGGCATATCAGAGATTTAGACAGAAATCAAAAGCCTCCTTTTTGCTCCTTGCTAGTGGTTTGGTCGTCACAGATCTCTTCGGCCATCTCATCAACGGAGCCATTGCAGTGTTTGTGTATGCATCGGATAAAGACTGGATTCGATTTAACCAGTCCAACATTCTTTGCAGTGTTTTTGGCATCTGCatggttttctttggtttgtgCCCGCTCTTCCTGGGCAGTGTGATGGCTGTTGAACGGTGCATTGGAGTCACTAAGCCAATATTTCACTCTACAAAAATGACTTCTAAACATGTGAAAATGATGTTGACTATGGTATGTCTGTTTGCTGTTCTTATAGCTTTGCTGCCTATTCTTAGGTTTAGAGCCTATCAAATTCAAGCATCGAGGACCTGGTGCTTCTATAAAACAGAACATGTTGAGGACTGGGAAGACAGATTTTATCTCTTACTTTTTTCTTGCCTTGGGTTACTGGCCCTTGCTATTTCATTCTTGTGCAATGCTGTCACAGGAATTACCCTCTTAAGAGTCAAATTTAAAAGTCAACAAAGACAAGGCAGATCTCATCATTTTGAAATGATCATTCAGCTCTTGGCTATAATGTGTGTTTCTTGCATTTGCTGGAGTCCATTCCTGGTAAGAGCCTAATGTGTTTGCCAATTTTTAATGCACATCACTGTATAAAAGTAATACTTTTTTATCTCCAGGTTTTAAGGTGCTTTAGCTGTGATAACAGCTCCATTCACTCTTCTGTGTATTAATTTTACAGCATAGTGCCCAGAATATATACCTGTGCATCTATAACAAAAATGGTAATTATTCTCCACTTCTAATCAGAGGCAAAATACGTTGAGTAGGCTAAATATATAGGGACTGTGAGGACTGTATTTCCCGTGCTGTGAAGCAGACAGTGATAGCAGAATGGTGGCTAGAATAAATCAGAGCAAATACTGAGCTTGTTCAAAAGTTCAGTGAAATCTTGGAGTGGCAAGTCTGTTCAGTCCGTACTGTGGttcatgtaattttttatttatggTATTCTGTTCATTGTCATTATTACGGTTTACTGCTACTTGTGAACTGTGTTATGGAAGATAACAGTTAAGAACATAAAAATCCTCTGCTCCATTAGCAGGTTATTAAGGTTTTAGAGTCATATTAAAAACCATGGTTGGCAGtgggttaaaataaaaatttggtttAGATCTAACCAAGCTGGGTTTGTAATCTGGACAGATACTAGCAAAGCTGCTGCGTGCAGTTGGTGGACTctctcagctgtcctggctgtaaCTTGGGGCAGCTTGCTGGTAACTGCTGTGACTCTTCCAAAGCGGTAAGTGTTGCTCCTGTTAGCGtgtgctctgccagtgagcagggtCAAAGGAAGCGGGATTATGATAGGGGAAGGGTTTTGACAGCTCCTGTTGTATGATGGTGTTATAAAGCTGATAATAACTGTGAATCTTTTTACTGTAGTAAACCTGACTgaagaaaatcttatttttttcctagggTGAGATGAAGAAAAGTTTATTAGGGTGAGAGAGCTTAAGTTGCAAATAATATGAGATCTTAAGTTCTTTCCTAGAAACAAGGTCCCATAGTTTTCCACTGATATGAATGAGGAGAAATTTGGGGTTGAgcttacaaatacagaaatttaAATATGAGATCTGAATCAGATCCAGCTATATCTAATCTACTCACTGCCTATGGTATAGTATGGAGTTGCCTGAACTAGTTCAAAATTGGACACTGATATTAGCTGCAGCAGTTGGGTCTATCTGGCAGGTAGCATTTAAATGATAGGCATCAAGGAGAGAGTCTGGATACAAATCTCTGCTTCACTGAAATGCACAAAAACTCTTTTACTTCAACACACACACAGTTTTTTGAGTCTTGCTATGCAGCATAGTTTAAATTCATGTTGGCTTTTGACAGTGTCATGGCTGTAGTGTATAGAGTATAAACAAAGTCATCAGAACAAGAACTTCCAGACACCTCCTGAGATTTGTCTGGGGCAAGCCACAGAATGGTTTTCAAGAAAAGCAACTGTGGCTTTACTTTTCATGAACAAACGGTATATTACCCTCCGGTgatgtttattttcagataaagTAACTGTCTTTAAAGGTTGGaattactgtgatttttaaaaagcccttgGGTGTCAAAAGAGCTATAGACTTTTTTAATTCGAGAGATACTTCATTTATTCAACAGGGGAACGAACACTAAATTGCAACTACTGTGGTTGTTTTTTCAGTGTTGATAATTTTGTTATgctttcagtttttattatttataaaaacataattaaaaaatctttagtgAAATCATAGCACTACTCTTGTTAAAGTATTTAACTTCATCTAAGTTGTAGCTGATGATGAATTATTATTTCAGcagcaaattttttttcagagcattttcAGTTTGATGTTTTCATCAGCTGGTGATGCAGACCACTGAATGACTTCTTGCTTAATTTTATACTTGGTAGTCTTTGGGACTCTGTTGCAGAGGGAGGTGATAGACAAGCAATTCTGGTTCATTGGGTGGCAAATCTGTCAGTGCTCTCTGCGTGTTCTGGGCTTGTGACACTGTGCTTCTGGATCTCTTTTGAAATGAGAACAGCCAAACTATCACCAAAATTAGCCTGGCAGTACGGAAAATAGTTCTGCAATATGGACAAATTTGTGTTAGAAAtgagaggttaaaaaaaataaaattagcgAAAGGTAGGATTTAGTTCTTGCAACAAAGCTTCAGGGAAGTGAACAACTAGTGTTTAAGCCAGAGAGTTTGATAGTCTGGGAAGTGCAGTAGGACAGGATCCTTTTGGTAGGCATTACCTTTCTTAGCTATTACGTTTGCAGAGTTTCCATCAAAGTTAAATCTTTGAGTTACTTAATCTTTGTTTTGATACTCTGTTCACTGAATACAGGCAGAATTATAAGTGCAGTGTTAATTGATCAAGCTTTACTGGACTGTGGTGGAACATACAGATGCAGTGGAATAAAGCTTTGCCAGGAACGTACTGCTAAAGTGCTACAATAAAGAGATCCAGAGTTTATCAAGGCGTGTGATGTACGATGAACTGCCAATCCAAATCTACTTGTCCGATTTATCTGAAACCTCTCAGGGCTTTTAATCTGTGAAACAAATGGTTTACTTTCTATAATATAATCAGCATACaccaaaataagtattttttgaaataaatatgagCAGGTGTTCATAGAGTGAAATTATTTGGCAAAGTAGCTAAATACATGCTTATTTTGAAGTCAtttgcttgtttaattttttcttgaagTTAAATCTAGAAGTCAGTGTCAATCTTTGAATTGTGAATTTTACTCATGTTCTTTATCCCAAAGAGTATACAGAACAAAATGTTACTTGAGAGTGAATAAAGCAATTAGAAACCAAACAAACCTTTGGAAGCGAAAGCAAGAGGAAGACGATGCAGTTTATGCCAAACATAGTTTGCAGATACAAGAGTCTGGATTTATTTGATGTGATTCTCCATCTGATGGGGGGTttgctttgattatttttcttctgtttttaatctAGTCTGGTGTTATGTCAATTGTCATATGTAGCAAAATATGACAATTTACTTCAGATTTACTTCACTATTagactttttccccccccaaGTGGAATAATATATTCAGTCACTGTCCTGTGCTAAAATCACCTTTAGTTGACATTAGAAGCACAAGGCCCTGGATTGATTGTCTTTTATGGTGTCTGGTGGGGAACTGACTTCGGCACCTGCTCAGTGGTAGTGAACTTGTTTTGgtgcctttatatatatatatatatatatatgtataaatttatatatatctAACATTTAatacatataataataataatatataatattataatcAATCACCACCTCTATTTTAAGACTCCTGAAGATCTGGAGCGTTTTTCAGAAGCAGAGCCCATGGCATGTCTCATGTGGAGCTTTGCCTGGGGCTGTCGGACAGGGACTTCCTTctggtttcttttcctcctgatttcttttcctccttctgatTTCTTTCCTGAAGCTCCGTCTCATCTGTTCAGCGTTTTCAAGTTTTCTGCCATGGTGTGGGAATCTTTCCTTAATGAAGTACGTGAATGAGGAGTACTCCCTGCTTCTTCCCTTATGGGGGAACATTTATCTCCTTTTGAAGGAAGAGTTGAGAGCAGGAGGGAATTCACAAAAAAAGCAACACGTGAAATTGATGAGTTTTCCAGTAATCTAAGTAGTCAATGATTTGCAGAGGCATATTTGTTATGACAGTccaaataattttgctttgtgaTGGGTAATTGCAGGAAAATATGTTCCAAAGGTAGTAGCATCAATTTCTCTGTGTAGTGAGACACCTTTTTTCATCCTTGCTAAAGTCTTAGCCCTTTGCTAGGGATATGTGAATTTTGTTGGATAAATTTGGTGCCTAGGGGTTGGATTCCCAAAGCAAATAGTTGTGCTGGAGCATTTTGTGATAAGTATCTCTGATGAAATAGATTGTTATATAAAGCTGGTTTTTGGCTGTGACTTGACATCTGGCCTCTCATGAAACAGCTTGTATTTGGAGCTGTGTTCTTATGAGCAAATTCTGATCAGTACGTCAAATTCTATGGGGCTCAAGggataaacatattttaaattttgtttttggACTAGCAAAGTGAACTCCCTCTAATTATGGACAGGAGGAGTTTATTTCAGAGTTAATTTATCTATGGGAACAAATTATGATATGGAGAAATgtctaatttttttcatgtgtggAACACAGTATTAGCCTGAGAAAAATACTTCTACATTCAAATTATTCTTGTTAAGATCTTTTTCCATGCAGTTATCTGATTACTTTCGTTCTAGTTTTACCTCCCCTCTACTGCAGAAAATAGCCACTCCTGGTATTTTTTTGACAGACCTCAGCTCTTTATTTTGTATGATTAAATCAGCTCTTATTTAGTTGCTTTTTTTTACTGCCTAGATTAATTTCTAGCAGTCTCTTCTCATGTAATCTCTTCCCTTTCCATTTTGTTATGCTCATTGTATCTCTCTGAACTTGCTCTGCCTTCTTCTTGTCCTCAGATTGTCTCATGCAACGAGGCTTCATGGTTGGTTTTTGTGCACTTAGGGCTGCATTTAGCTTACAAATTGTTGAATCACTCCAGCCTAGAAGCTGCTGGAGCTGGTCTGAGTGGTCCTTTCAGTGAATATGCTGCCAGAAAAGATGAGAAGGGCAGCGGTGCGTTAACAGGATAGCTCTCGGTAGAGTAACCCCATTCCATGTCACCCTGGTTGCTCCACCAGGTATTTTGGGTGCCGAGACAGACTTATGGTTGGTATGTGCTGAAGAAGGTCAGTAAATTGCAGGTTTTACACTAACTAAATTCTAGGCCACATAGTTGCATACAGTATAAGGTGCTGCATTGTAGAAGGCAATCCTCTGTGCATCTCATTTTGGTGTTTTTGTATGTGCAGTCATGTATCTGCATGCACAGTGACACTTGGCCGGGAGTTCATACCTGTGCTAAAGCACCTCCCTCCAATCCTGTTTTGTGTATTCTTGATTAAGTTGGCAGTTTAAATTTCTGTTATGCTACCTTATGCTTACATGTGCAATGGGCATCATGTATATGAGCTCGTtgttttattaatgctgtttcTATGCCTTCAAATATTTCTAGTTGTATTGTCCCTACAACAAAATAGTTAAAAATTTGTCCCTTCTCTTGTGCTCTCATGACTGGTGATTTTCATAATCAGAAAATGCAGCTGAGGAGAAGCAAATACAAAACGTCCCAAGGTGCAGGTCCGTGCTTTGCCAGTGAGGCCCTTGTCACCATGCACAGTACAGCCACCCCAG comes from Athene noctua chromosome 5, bAthNoc1.hap1.1, whole genome shotgun sequence and encodes:
- the PTGFR gene encoding prostaglandin F2-alpha receptor isoform X2, producing MNSSKSPGLAGLGILKNTTCHTEKKISVFFSIIFMTVGILSNSLAIAILMKAYQRFRQKSKASFLLLASGLVVTDLFGHLINGAIAVFVYASDKDWIRFNQSNILCSVFGICMVFFGLCPLFLGSVMAVERCIGVTKPIFHSTKMTSKHVKMMLTMVTMARIGINESRSKETCETILFALRMATWNQILDPWVYILLRKAVLKNLYKITRGCCGVHIINLHMWELSSIKNSLKVAAISESPVSSKQINLQPLSSVGQ
- the PTGFR gene encoding prostaglandin F2-alpha receptor isoform X1 yields the protein MNSSKSPGLAGLGILKNTTCHTEKKISVFFSIIFMTVGILSNSLAIAILMKAYQRFRQKSKASFLLLASGLVVTDLFGHLINGAIAVFVYASDKDWIRFNQSNILCSVFGICMVFFGLCPLFLGSVMAVERCIGVTKPIFHSTKMTSKHVKMMLTMVCLFAVLIALLPILRFRAYQIQASRTWCFYKTEHVEDWEDRFYLLLFSCLGLLALAISFLCNAVTGITLLRVKFKSQQRQGRSHHFEMIIQLLAIMCVSCICWSPFLVTMARIGINESRSKETCETILFALRMATWNQILDPWVYILLRKAVLKNLYKITRGCCGVHIINLHMWELSSIKNSLKVAAISESPVSSKQINLQPLSSVGQ